From Methylobacterium radiodurans, a single genomic window includes:
- a CDS encoding P1 family peptidase, producing MTSRITDIAGIRVGHASDLGAATGVTAILFDACVTAAVDVRGGGPGTRETDLLDPERTVEGIDALVLSGGSAFGLDAAAGAVAWLAEQGRGFPVGGVRVPIVPAAILFDLLNGGDKAWGRFSPYRDLGYAAARAAARDFALGSVGAGTGARTGNLKGGIGSASALVGGSPFRVGALAAVNAFGRVTVGEGPHFWAAPYEWEAEFGGLGWPARMPADALDFPARALPGGATTLAVVATDAVLTKAQARRLAVTAQDGLARAIQPVHTPLDGDVVFAVATGAVPLREPVVDLARLGDAAAQVLARAVAVGVHAAASLPGHPPAPALALHGLPPAWRDRYGDGAPGP from the coding sequence ATGACGAGCCGCATCACCGACATCGCCGGCATCCGGGTCGGCCACGCGAGCGACTTGGGCGCCGCGACCGGCGTCACCGCGATCCTGTTCGACGCCTGCGTGACCGCCGCGGTCGACGTGCGCGGCGGCGGGCCGGGCACCCGCGAGACCGACCTGCTTGACCCCGAGCGCACGGTGGAGGGCATCGACGCGCTGGTGCTCTCCGGCGGCTCGGCCTTCGGCCTCGACGCGGCGGCGGGCGCGGTCGCGTGGCTCGCCGAGCAGGGGCGCGGCTTTCCCGTCGGCGGCGTGCGCGTGCCGATCGTGCCGGCCGCGATCCTGTTCGACCTCCTCAACGGCGGCGACAAGGCCTGGGGGCGCTTTTCCCCATACCGCGACCTCGGCTACGCGGCGGCGCGGGCGGCCGCTCGCGACTTCGCGCTCGGCTCGGTCGGGGCGGGCACGGGCGCGCGCACCGGCAACCTCAAGGGCGGGATCGGCTCGGCCTCGGCCCTGGTCGGCGGGAGCCCGTTCCGGGTCGGAGCGCTGGCGGCGGTGAACGCCTTCGGCCGGGTCACGGTCGGCGAGGGCCCGCATTTCTGGGCCGCGCCCTACGAGTGGGAGGCCGAGTTCGGCGGGCTCGGCTGGCCGGCGCGGATGCCCGCGGACGCCCTGGACTTCCCGGCCCGCGCCTTGCCGGGCGGCGCGACGACGCTCGCGGTGGTGGCGACCGACGCGGTGCTGACCAAGGCGCAGGCGCGCCGCCTCGCGGTGACCGCGCAGGACGGGCTCGCCCGCGCGATCCAGCCGGTGCACACGCCCCTCGATGGCGACGTCGTCTTCGCGGTCGCCACCGGAGCCGTCCCGCTCCGCGAGCCCGTGGTCGATCTCGCGCGCCTGGGCGATGCGGCGGCGCAGGTGCTGGCCCGCGCTGTGGCGGTGGGCGTCCACGCTGCCGCGAGCCTGCCGGGGCACCCGCCCGCGCCCGCGCTCGCCCTGCACGGGCTGCCGCCGGCCTGGCGCGACCGCTACGGCGACGGGGCGCCCGGCCCTTAG
- a CDS encoding PAS domain-containing protein produces the protein MRVTASEERAGSFPDLRRVLDASGIVGTWDWYVTRRTVLFDEGAAALLAGDPQLAGRELRNPEATAGIHPDDLGWVMAEMARALEAGGVILAEYRVRRPDGSVRWVLSRGRVYLDGEGRPLRAHGLLIDITESREEGQRYVAHAVPSKPAPTDRLMDLCGELRMLADTMPSSTLRLLVDLVLLEIGRSGLDAPEPGSRH, from the coding sequence GTGCGTGTGACAGCGAGCGAGGAGCGGGCCGGATCCTTCCCGGATCTGCGCCGGGTGCTCGATGCCTCTGGCATCGTCGGGACCTGGGACTGGTACGTGACGCGCCGCACGGTGCTCTTCGACGAGGGGGCGGCCGCGCTGCTGGCGGGCGATCCCCAACTCGCCGGGCGGGAACTGCGCAATCCCGAGGCGACGGCCGGCATCCACCCGGACGACCTCGGCTGGGTGATGGCCGAGATGGCACGCGCCTTGGAGGCTGGCGGCGTGATCCTCGCCGAGTACCGGGTGCGTCGTCCGGATGGGAGCGTGCGCTGGGTGCTGAGCCGCGGGCGCGTCTATCTCGATGGCGAGGGCCGGCCCCTGCGCGCGCACGGGCTCCTCATCGACATCACCGAGAGCCGCGAGGAGGGCCAGCGTTACGTCGCCCACGCCGTTCCGTCTAAACCCGCCCCGACCGACCGGCTGATGGACCTCTGCGGCGAGCTGCGCATGCTCGCCGACACGATGCCGTCCTCGACGCTGCGCCTGCTCGTCGACCTCGTGCTCCTCGAGATCGGCAGGAGCGGGCTGGATGCCCCGGAACCCGGCTCGCGCCACTGA